The stretch of DNA GGTGACGGTGGCGGGCTCGGGCGCAATGGAGGGTGTCCCGGTCATTCGTGGACCAACGACGGACTCCGGTTGCGATCGTGTAAATTCCGGCAATCAATCGTCGGAATCGTTTGACCACAAACGGAAACCTCTCTAGCGTCATCCTCACTTTCTGCTCCATCCTTCTCTCACAACGGACGTGATCATGACCTCTCAACAGCGCAAGACGATCGGCGCAGCCGCGCTGATCGGCTCCGTCCTCATCGCCGTCGCCGGCTGTGCGCCGGCCCCCGCCGAGACCGGTGGAACCGGCGACGCCGCATCCGACTTCAAGCCGTGCATCGTGGCACAGGTGGGCGGATTCGACGACCGTGCGTTCAACGAGCTCAACCTCGAGGGCCTCATGGAGGCGGCCGACGAGCTCGGAGTCGAGACCGGCCAGGCCGAGTCCGACGGTTCCGACCAGTACGCCGGCAACATCACCGCGATGCTCGACAACGGCTGCACCCTGATCGAGACCATCGGGTTCGACATGGCCGACGCCACACGCGAGGCGGCCGAAGCGAACCCCGACACCGAGTTCGTCCTCGTCGACTCGACACTGAGCGACGCCGACGGCGAGCCGCTCGAGCTCGACAACGTCAAGCCGGTGCTGTTCAACACGGCCGAGGCGTCGTACCTCGCCGGATACGTCGCCGCCGCCGCCTCGAAGACGGGCACCGTCGGCACCTTCGGCGGCCTGCAGATCCCGCCGGTCACCGCGTTCATGGACGGCTTCGCTCAGGGCGTCGAGAAGTACAACGAGGCGCACGGCACCGACGTCGGCGTCGTCGGCTGGGATTACGCCGCCCAGAACGGCCTCTTCATCGGCGACTTCGTCGACACCACGAAGGCGGCGAACTTCACCCAGTCGCTCATCGACCAGGGCGCCGACGTGATCATGCCGGTCGCCGGCACCCTCGTCGGCTCGGCGGCGTCGGCCGCGCGCGACTCGGGCGCCGCGGTCTTCCTCATCGGCGTCGACTCCGACCAGTACGTGCTCTACCCCGACTACGAGGACCTCTTCCTCACCTCGGTGCTGAAGAACATGCAGATCTCGACGAAGGACGTGGTGCTCGCCGCGGCCGACGACGACTTCGACTCGTCGATCTACACCGGCACGATCGCCAACGGCGGTGTCGGCATCGCCGACCTCTACACGAACGCGGACGCGGTGGCCGCCGAGGTGCTCGACGAGGTCGCGGAGTTGCAGGACCAGATCGCCGACGGCACGCTCGTCATCGCGACCGGCGGACAGTGACGCCGGCGCGCGGCGCAGGAGGATCCGACGCGATGGACGCGAGCGAGTACCGTCTCGACACCAACCTCGGCTTCCTCCTGCGCCGCGCGCAGCAGATCAATTCGGCCCTGTTCACCGGGCTCAACGCCTCGGCGCTCTCGAACGTGCAGTTCGCGGCCCTCGCCCGCCTCGTGGCGGAAGGTCCGACATCGCAGAACGCGCTCGGCCGCCGCATCAACGCCGACGCGGCCACCATCAAGGGCGTCGTCGGACGGTTGGAGCAGCGCGGCGCCGTCACGACGGAACGCGACGGAAGCGACCGGCGACAGCTCCTCGTCCGCGTCACCGATGTCGGCGTCGCGCTCTTCGACGACGCGATCGCCGGCTCCGAGCGCACCACGGAACGGATGCTCGAATGCCTTTCACCCGGTGAGCGTCTGATGCTCGTCGAGCTGCTGTCGAAGATCGCGGCCGACGCCGAGACCGCCCGCGACTGACGCGCGCGACGGCCCCGACGGCCGCTACCTTCTTACGGGCGTCCGCGGAGGACGGCCTGCTTGACCTCGGCGATGGCCTTCGTGACCTCGATGCCGCGGGGGCACGCCTCGGAGCAGTTGAAGGTCGTGCGGCAGCGCCACACGCCCTCCTTGTCGTTGAGGATGTCGAGGCGCACCTGAGCGGCCTCATCGCGGTCGTCGAAGATGAAGCGGTGCGCGTTCACGATCGCGGCCGGGCCGAAGTACTGGCCGTCGGTCCAGAACACCGGGCACGACGAGGTGCAGGCGGCGCAGAGGATGCACTTCGTGGTGTCGTCGAAGCGGGCGCGGGCGGCGACGCTCTGCGTGCGCTCGCGCACCGGGTTGCCGGACGCCTGGAGGAACGGCTGGATCTGGCGGTACGACTCGAAGAACGGCTCCATGTCGACGACGAGGTCCTTCTCGAGCGGCAGGCCCTTGATCGCCTCGACGTAGATGGGCTGCGACGGGTCGAGATCCTTGATCAGGGTCTTGCAGGCGAGGCGGTTGCGGCCGTTGATGCGCATCGCGTCGGAGCCGCAGATGCCGTGCGCACAGGAGCGGCGGAAGGTCAGCGACCCGTCCTGCTCCCACTTGATCTTGTGCAGCGCGTCGAGGATGCGGTCGGTGGGCAGCACGCGGACGTCGAAGTCCTGCCAGCGCGGCTCCTCGTCCATCTCGGGAATGAAGCGGCGGATGATGAGCGTCACCACGAACGATCCGGGAGGAGCGTCCTCGACATCGGCCTCGCGCACCCGGGTGGGGGCCTGGACTTCGTCGGCGATGAGTACCGTCATCAGTACTTCCTCTCCATCGGCTGGTAATTCGTGATCACGACCGGCTTCCAGTCGAGATCGATGTGGTCGTCGGCGTGCGAGGAGTGCGGGTCGCCCGTCAGGTACGCCATGGTGTGCTGCATGTAGCCCTCGTCGTCGCGCTTCGGGTAGTCGTCGCGCATGTGGCCGCCGCGGCTCTCGTGCCGGTTGCGGGCCGAGTAGACGACGACCTCGGCGAGGTCGAGAAGGAAGCCCAGCTCGATGGCCTCGAGCAGGTCGGTGTTGAAACGCTTGCCCTTGTCCTGCACGGCGATGTTCTTGTACCGCTCGCGGAGGCCGACGATGATCTCCATCATCTCGCCGAGCGACTCCTCGGTGCGGAACACCTGGGCCTTCTTGTCCATCTCGTCCTGCAGCTCCTTGCGGATCGCGGCGATCCGCTCGGTGCCGGTGGAGGCCTGCAGCTGCTCGATGAGCTCGCGGATCTCCTTCGCCGGGTCGGCGGGAAGCGGCACGAAGTCGGCGGTGCGGGCGTACTCGACCGCGTTGTTGCCGGCGCGCTTGCCGAACACGTTGATGTCGAGAAGCGAGTTGGTGCCGAGACGGTTCGATCCGTGCACCGAGACGCACGCGCACTCGCCGGCGGCGTAGAGGCCGGGGACGACGGTGTCGTTGTCGGAGAGGACCTCGGCCTTGACGTTGGTCGGGATGCCGCCCATCGCGTAGTGCGCGGTCGGCATGACCGGCACCGGCTCGACGACCGGGTCGACACCGAGGTAGGTGCGCGCGAACTCCGTGATGTCGGGCAGCTTTGTCTCCAGCACCTCGGCACCCAGGTGGGTGCAGTCGAGCAGCACGTAGTCCTTCAACGGACCGGCGCCACGACCCTCTGCGACCTCTTGCACCATGCAGCGCGAAACGATGTCGCGGGGCGCCAGGTCCTTGATGGTCGGCGCGTAACGCTCCATGAACCGCTCGCCGTCGGCGTTGCGCAGGATCGCGCCCTCGCCGCGGGCACCCTCGGTGAGGAGGATGCCGAGCCCCGCGAGGCCGGTCGGGTGGAACTGGAAGAACTCCATGTCCTCGAGCGGCAGACCCTTGCGCCAGATGATGCCGACGCCGTCACCGGTGAGGGTGTGGGCATTGGAGGTGGTCTTGTAGATCTTGCCGAATCCGCCGGTGGCGAAGACGATCGACTTGGCCTGGAAGACGTGCAGCTCACCGGTCGCGAGCTCGTAGGCCACGACACCGGAGGGGCGCTTGACCGTCTTGCCGCCCTCCTTCACCTCGGTCATGACGAGGTCGAGCACGTAGAACTCGTTGAAGAAGTTGATGCCGTGCTTGACGCAGTTCTGATACAGCGTCTGCAGGATCATGTGACCCGTGCGGTCGGCCGCGTAGCAGGCGCGACGCACCGGCGCCTTGCCGTGCTCGGAGGTGTGACCGCCGAAGCGACGCTGGTCGATCTTGCCGTCGGGCGTGCGGTTGAAGGGCAGACCCATGTTCTCGAGGTCGATGACCGCGTCGATCGCCTCTTTGGCGAGGATCTCGGCCGCGTCCTGGTCGACGAGGTAGTCGCCGCCCTTGACGGTGTCGAAGGTGTGCCACTCCCAGCTGTCTTCCTCGACGTTCGCGAGCGCCGCCGCCATGCCGCCCTGCGCCGCACCCGTGTGCGACCGGGTGGGGTAGAGCTTCGAGATGACCGCGGTCTTCGCCTTCGGGCCCGCCTCGATCGCCGCGCGCATCCCAGCCCCGCCGGCGCCCACGATCACGACGTCGAACTGGTGGTGGTGCACGCCGTCGGTCGTCTCACCGGTGCCCTGGGTGGCCCACGACGAGGTGCTCTCGGCGTTGCGCTCCGCTTCGCCGGGCTGCGCACCTCGATCCGAGACGAGCTTGGGGAACAGGCCTGTCCGCTTTGCCGCGCTCACGGGAGAGTCGAGCAGAAGCTCGGCAGGAGGTCGGCGCTTTCAGGGCCGACGGGCGGGCAGGGGTCGAAGGTGAAGATCACAAGCGTTCCGAGGATGAGGAGGATGACGGTCGATCCGAGCAGCGCCCACTTGAGCAGGGGCTGCACGATGCGACCGGTGGAGTAGTCGTTGATGAGGGTGCGGACGCCGTTGGCGCCGTGGATCAGCGCGAGCCACAGCAGAGCGAGGTCGTACCACTGCCAGAACGGCGATGCCCACTTGCCGGCGACGAATCCGAAGTCGATGGCGCTGACGCCCTCGCCGGCGTAGAGGTTGACGAAGAGGTGGCCGAAGACGAGGACGACGAGGAGCACGCCCGAGGCGCGCATGTAGACCCAGCCCCACTTCTCCCAGTTGACCCCGCGCTTACGGACGACCTTGGTGCGCGGCGCTTCGAGACCGACCGACATCAGGCACCTCCGAACACGTTCATGAGGTGGCGCGGCGCGAAGCCGATCATGAGGACGGCCCAGAGGGCGATGACG from Herbiconiux sp. L3-i23 encodes:
- a CDS encoding BMP family protein, coding for MTSQQRKTIGAAALIGSVLIAVAGCAPAPAETGGTGDAASDFKPCIVAQVGGFDDRAFNELNLEGLMEAADELGVETGQAESDGSDQYAGNITAMLDNGCTLIETIGFDMADATREAAEANPDTEFVLVDSTLSDADGEPLELDNVKPVLFNTAEASYLAGYVAAAASKTGTVGTFGGLQIPPVTAFMDGFAQGVEKYNEAHGTDVGVVGWDYAAQNGLFIGDFVDTTKAANFTQSLIDQGADVIMPVAGTLVGSAASAARDSGAAVFLIGVDSDQYVLYPDYEDLFLTSVLKNMQISTKDVVLAAADDDFDSSIYTGTIANGGVGIADLYTNADAVAAEVLDEVAELQDQIADGTLVIATGGQ
- a CDS encoding MarR family winged helix-turn-helix transcriptional regulator; the encoded protein is MDASEYRLDTNLGFLLRRAQQINSALFTGLNASALSNVQFAALARLVAEGPTSQNALGRRINADAATIKGVVGRLEQRGAVTTERDGSDRRQLLVRVTDVGVALFDDAIAGSERTTERMLECLSPGERLMLVELLSKIAADAETARD
- a CDS encoding succinate dehydrogenase iron-sulfur subunit, whose amino-acid sequence is MTVLIADEVQAPTRVREADVEDAPPGSFVVTLIIRRFIPEMDEEPRWQDFDVRVLPTDRILDALHKIKWEQDGSLTFRRSCAHGICGSDAMRINGRNRLACKTLIKDLDPSQPIYVEAIKGLPLEKDLVVDMEPFFESYRQIQPFLQASGNPVRERTQSVAARARFDDTTKCILCAACTSSCPVFWTDGQYFGPAAIVNAHRFIFDDRDEAAQVRLDILNDKEGVWRCRTTFNCSEACPRGIEVTKAIAEVKQAVLRGRP
- the sdhA gene encoding succinate dehydrogenase flavoprotein subunit; the protein is MHHHQFDVVIVGAGGAGMRAAIEAGPKAKTAVISKLYPTRSHTGAAQGGMAAALANVEEDSWEWHTFDTVKGGDYLVDQDAAEILAKEAIDAVIDLENMGLPFNRTPDGKIDQRRFGGHTSEHGKAPVRRACYAADRTGHMILQTLYQNCVKHGINFFNEFYVLDLVMTEVKEGGKTVKRPSGVVAYELATGELHVFQAKSIVFATGGFGKIYKTTSNAHTLTGDGVGIIWRKGLPLEDMEFFQFHPTGLAGLGILLTEGARGEGAILRNADGERFMERYAPTIKDLAPRDIVSRCMVQEVAEGRGAGPLKDYVLLDCTHLGAEVLETKLPDITEFARTYLGVDPVVEPVPVMPTAHYAMGGIPTNVKAEVLSDNDTVVPGLYAAGECACVSVHGSNRLGTNSLLDINVFGKRAGNNAVEYARTADFVPLPADPAKEIRELIEQLQASTGTERIAAIRKELQDEMDKKAQVFRTEESLGEMMEIIVGLRERYKNIAVQDKGKRFNTDLLEAIELGFLLDLAEVVVYSARNRHESRGGHMRDDYPKRDDEGYMQHTMAYLTGDPHSSHADDHIDLDWKPVVITNYQPMERKY
- a CDS encoding succinate dehydrogenase hydrophobic membrane anchor subunit encodes the protein MSVGLEAPRTKVVRKRGVNWEKWGWVYMRASGVLLVVLVFGHLFVNLYAGEGVSAIDFGFVAGKWASPFWQWYDLALLWLALIHGANGVRTLINDYSTGRIVQPLLKWALLGSTVILLILGTLVIFTFDPCPPVGPESADLLPSFCSTLP